The Calderihabitans maritimus genome window below encodes:
- a CDS encoding UDP-N-acetylmuramyl pentapeptide phosphotransferase, whose amino-acid sequence MGWLGVLSFIITFLILPSVLRLERETGLLADNYRGESIPSAGGLGIILGFMSAFFLVSLWWQPENSVMVIAVSFLLTGLVGFVDDVAGNREVRGLAGHLGQLWRRRHLTTGGLKALVGGGTAFYASKVLFSDWMQALFSAAVVALLTNTLNLLDLRPGRSLKFFFLLTIIFVTASGINSLTAFLLGVGGAALAFFHYDLTGKAMLGDTGSNALGMVLGLAAAAVLPLGGRIILLFLLVCLHWYTEKHSLTALIERVRWLRLLDNLGRR is encoded by the coding sequence GTGGGCTGGCTAGGGGTTTTATCGTTTATTATTACCTTCTTGATCTTACCGTCAGTTCTTCGTTTGGAGCGGGAAACAGGTCTGCTGGCGGATAATTACCGGGGAGAAAGCATTCCTTCGGCCGGTGGGCTGGGTATAATTTTGGGTTTCATGAGCGCCTTTTTTCTGGTTTCCTTATGGTGGCAGCCCGAAAATTCTGTTATGGTGATAGCAGTATCTTTCCTCTTAACTGGACTGGTTGGTTTTGTGGACGATGTAGCCGGAAATCGGGAAGTGCGGGGCCTGGCCGGTCACTTAGGACAGTTGTGGCGAAGGCGGCATTTGACTACCGGTGGGCTCAAAGCTCTGGTTGGAGGCGGGACAGCCTTCTATGCCTCTAAAGTGTTGTTTTCTGATTGGATGCAGGCCTTGTTTAGTGCTGCAGTTGTTGCTCTTTTGACCAATACGCTCAATTTGCTGGACTTGCGACCGGGCAGAAGCCTCAAATTCTTTTTTTTGTTAACCATCATTTTTGTCACGGCTTCCGGTATTAATTCTCTTACGGCGTTTCTCTTGGGAGTAGGCGGAGCGGCCCTGGCCTTTTTTCATTACGATTTGACGGGAAAGGCCATGCTGGGTGATACTGGCTCCAATGCTTTAGGAATGGTCCTCGGGTTGGCGGCCGCAGCTGTCCTTCCTCTGGGCGGCAGAATAATATTGCTGTTCTTGCTGGTCTGCCTTCACTGGTACACCGAAAAACACTCCCTCACTGCCCTGATTGAAAGAGTTCGCTGGTTGCGCCTATTAGACAACTTAGGCCGCCGATAA